A portion of the Phycodurus eques isolate BA_2022a chromosome 3, UOR_Pequ_1.1, whole genome shotgun sequence genome contains these proteins:
- the LOC133399757 gene encoding eosinophil peroxidase-like, translated as MFWRACLLLGALCLQWQVNAQHLSRNAIEKAVHDAMTKVDSAYEYSRLECLDRIRRNAARAEDVLRFLKQPVGITREVARSADYMDITLNIIKRSAERRQRRSINATDLLSEEDLEFISELTGCSPRQRIPSCKTTPNLDVFRTASGVCNNVHNPRWGASNTPFARWVPAEYQDGISLPRGWDPIRINGFFLPLVREVSNRLLATAVNDVVSDTVFSHLLPSFGQWTDHDQTLAPFSPVIRSFNNGIDCDETCERTEPCFPILIPKDDPRFGIQECIPFFRSTGTCGSGNTGFIFGAPTVRQQLNALTAYIDAGQVYGSDEVEALELRDLSTDEGLLRVNEKFTDKGRELLPFTKAMANVCATRARITNDKNAEEVLCFFAGDERSNENIVLTSLHTLFLREHNRLARALARLNPEWNGERLYQEARKIMGAYLQVITFRDYIGNIVGPEVVAKKLSTYPGYDKFINPSIANVYATAAYRYGHSMIQPFVFRLSSDYEDHPLYPSPLLHTALNTPWRVTFEGGIDPILRGLVGRPAKLNVQDSIMTDELRDMLFKFSFEMALDLGSLNMQRGRDHGIPGYNQWRKFCGLSQPQNEAELAAVLKNTDLAKKFLDLYGTPENIDVWMGGIAEPLVKGGRVGELFACLIGIQFKKIREGDRFWWENEGVFTKSQRASLMRTSVSRIICDNTGITEIPDKPFLFRPRGNGYTDCSDIPEFDLTPWMDTPYGFYEPISGTTKPTQGIWSPPYGGKDDPRGPPGPPGPSGPPGPPGPSGGYNKRVAFSVQLSDNFPRPGVPIPFREVIYNGQSSYDTNTGIFTCVYPGVYEFQFYCTIYERSASVDLMRNGEKILHSFTTRQEGYLSASGSTYIKLKEGDKIWLVANYGGNGMTKDSYFSGHLLFTEE; from the exons ATGTTTTGGCGTGCGTGCCTGCTGCTCGGAGCGCTTTGCCTGCAGTGGCAAGTGAATGCCC AACATCTGAGCCGGAACGCCATTGAAAAGGCGGTTCACGATGCCATGACTAAAGTTGACTCTGCATATGAATATTCAAGACTAGA GTGCCTCGATCGTATCAGACGCAATGCAGCCAGAGCTGAGGATGTGTTGCGCTTTCTCAAGCAACCTGTGGGAATTACCCGCGAGGTGGCCCGATCAGCCGATTATATGGACATCACCctaaatatcatcaaaaggtcgGCAGAAAGACGTCAAAGACGTTCCATCAATGCCACAG ATCTGCTGTCTGAGGAAGATCTGGAGTTCATTTCCGAACTGACCGGCTGCTCACCTCGACAGCGCATCCCCTCATGCAAGACAACCCCCAACCTTGACGTCTTTCGCACCGCAAGCGGCGTCTGCAACAACGT GCACAATCCTCGATGGGGAGCCTCAAACACACCGTTCGCACGCTGGGTTCCTGCTGAGTACCAGGACGGTATCTCGCTGCCCCGAGGGTGGGACCCCATCAGAATCAATGGCTTCTTTCTTCCTTTG GTGAGAGAGGTGTCCAACCGCCTCCTGGCCACAGCCGTCAACGATGTAGTGAGCGACACAGTCTTCTCTCACCTGCTCCCCTCCTTTGGACAATGGACGGACCACGACCAGACCTTAGCGCCTTTTTCTCCGGTCATCCGTTCATTCAACAACGGTATCGACTGCGATGAGACCTGTGAACGCACTGAGCCTTGCTTCCCTATCCTG ATTCCCAAGGATGACCCACGTTTTGGCATCCAAGAGTGCATCCCCTTCTTCCGGTCAACAGGGACTTGCGGATCTGGCAACACGGGCTTCATCTTTGGCGCTCCCACTGTACGACAACAGCTGAACGCCCTCACAGCTTACATCGACGCGGGTCAGGTGTACGGCTCCGATGAAGTCGAAGCGCTAGAGCTCCGTGACCTCAGCACAGACGAGGGTTTGTTGAGGGTCAATGAAAAGTTTACCGACAAAGGTCGAGAACTCCTGCCCTTCACTAAAGCGATGGCCAACGTGTGTGCGACCCGAGCTCGCATCACGAACgacaaaaatgcagaggaagtGCTTTGCTTTTTCGCAG GTGATGAACGCTCCAATGAGAACATTGTTCTGACCTCGCTGCACACGCTGTTCCTCCGTGAACACAACCGTCTGGCTCGAGCGCTGGCCAGACTAAATCCCGAGTGGAACGGAGAGCGACTCTACCAGGAAGCCCGCAAGATCATGGGAGCATATCTCCAG GTTATCACATTCAGAGATTACATTGGCAACATAGTTGGGCCGGAGGTTGTAGCCAAGAAGCTCTCCACATACCCCGGCTATGATAAATTCATAAATCCGTCTATCGCCAATGTATACGCAACAGCTGCCTATCGATATGGCCACTCGATGATTCAGCCATTTGTTTTCCGCCTCAGTTCGGACTACGAGGATCACCCGTTGTACCCCTCTCCATTGTTGCACACAGCCTTGAACACACCGTGGAGGGTTACCTTTGAAG GCGGCATCGACCCGATCCTGAGAGGCCTTGTGGGTCGGCCGGCTAAGTTGAACGTCCAAGATTCCATCATGACCGACGAGCTGAGAGACATGCTGTTTAAATTCTCTTTTGAGATGGCACTGGATCTGGGCTCTCTCAACATGCAGCGTGGACGTGACCACGGAATCCCGG GATATAACCAGTGGCGCAAGTTCTGTGGTTTGTCACAACCACAAAATGAGGCGGAGCTGGCTGCCGTGCTGAAAAATACGGACTTGGCTAAGAAGTTTCTGGATCTGTACGGCACACCTGAGAACATTGATGTGTGGATGGGAGGAATCGCAGAGCCTCTGGTGAAAGGAGGAAGAGTTGGAGAATTGTTTGCCTGCCTGATTGGAATTCAGTTTAAAAAGATTAGAGAGGGAGACCG ATTTTGGTGGGAGAACGAGGGAGTCTTCACAAAGTCCCAGAGGGCGTCTCTGATGAGGACATCAGTATCCCGCATTATCTGCGACAACACCGGTATCACTGAAATTCCAGACAAACCTTTCCTGTTCCGGCCACGAGGCAACGGTTACACCGATTGCAGTGACATCCCAGAGTTTGACCTCACTCCATGGATGGACACCC CATATGGATTTTACGAACCCATCTCAGGCACAACCAAGCCCACTCAAG GTATCTGGTCACCCCCATACGGTGGAAAAGATGACCCTCGTGGACCCCCTGGACCCCCCGGACCCTCCGGACCTCCTG GACCTCCAGGTCCCTCCGGAGGCTATAATAAGAGAGTGGCCTTCTCTGTACAATTGAGCGATAATTTCCCCAGACCCGGTGTTCCTATCCCCTTCCGCGAGGTCATCTACAACGGGCAGAGCAGCTACGACACCAACACAGGCATATTTACTTGCGTATATCCGGGGGTGTACGAATTCCAGTTCTACTGCACCATCTATGAGCGCTCCGCCAGCGTGGATCTGATGCGTAACGGAGAGAAGATTTTGCATTCGTTCACCACGAGGCAGGAAGGTTACCTCTCGGCCAGTGGAAGCACATACATAAAGCTGAAAGAGGGAGACAAGATATGGCTTGTGGCTAACTACGGTGGCAATGGTATGACCAAAGACAGCTACTTCTCTGGGCATTTGCTCTTTACTGAGGAGTGA